One Alligator mississippiensis isolate rAllMis1 chromosome 1, rAllMis1, whole genome shotgun sequence genomic window carries:
- the KCNJ15 gene encoding ATP-sensitive inward rectifier potassium channel 15 isoform X2 translates to MEATQINMSSAPLINGGINAQLKTHRPRVMSKSGHSNVRIDKVDGIYLLYLQDLWTTVIDMKWRYKLTLFAATFVMTWFLFGVIYYAIAFLHGDLERNPFSDKHVPCVEKVNSLTGAFLFSLESQTTIGYGFRFITEECPHAIFLLVAQLVITTLIEIFITGTFLAKIARPKKRAETIKFSHCAVITKHNGELCLVIRVANMRKSLLIQCQLSGKLLQTYETKEGERILLNQDSVKFHVDSSSESPFLILPLTFYHILDENSPLRDLTPQNLKEKDFELVVFLNATVESTSAVCQSRTSYIPEEIHWGYEFVPVISLSPNGKYVADFSQFEKIRRTTDSTFYTMDSEKQKLEEKYRQEDQRERELRTILLQQSNV, encoded by the coding sequence ATGGAAGCCACTCAGATCAATATGTCAAGTGCTCCACTCATTAATGGTGGCATCAATGCTCAGCTCAAGACACACAGACCTCGTGTGATGTCCAAAAGTGGCCATAGCAATGTGAGGATCGACAAAGTGGATGGTATATACCTGCTTTACCTTCAAGATTTGTGGACCACAGTTATAGACATGAAGTGGAGATACAAGCTTACCTTGTTTGCTGCTACTTTTGTGATGACCTGGTTCCTCTTTGGAGTTATCTATTATGCTATTGCATTTCTCCATGGAGATTTAGAAAGGAATCCATTCTCTGATAAGCATGTACCCTGTGTTGAGAAAGTAAACTCACTAACTGGagcatttctcttttctttggagTCACAGACAACCATTGGTTATGGCTTCCGTTTCATCACAGAAGAGTGTCCTCATGCCATTTTCCTACTGGTTGCCCAACTGGTTATCACAACTTTGATTGAGATCTTCATCACTGGTACTTTCCTGGCCAAAATTGCAAGACCCAAAAAAAGGGCTGAGACTATTAAGTTCAGTCACTGTGCTGTAATTACCAAGCACAATGGAGAACTTTGCCTTGTAATCAGAGTGGCAAACATGCGGAAAAGCCTTCTGATTCAGTGTCAGCTGTCTGGAAAACTTCTTCAAACCTATGAAACCAAAGAAGGGGAGAGGATCCTTCTCAACCAAGACAGTGTCAAATTCCATGTTGACTCCTCTTCAGAAAGTCCTTTTTTGATTTTACCTTTGACCTTTTACCATATATTGGATGAAAATAGCCCTTTAAGAGATCTCACCCCCCAGAACCTAAAAGAAAAGGATTTTGAACTGGTTGTCTTCTTGAATGCCACAGTAGAGTCTACCAGTGCTGTCTGCCAAAGCAGAACTTCTTATATTCCAGAGGAGATCCACTGGGGTTATGAATTTGTACCTGTAATTTCTCTTTCTCCAAATGGAAAATATGTTGCTGATTTTAGTCAGTTTGAGAAAATCAGAAGAACCACAGATTCTACCTTTTATACTATGGACTCTGAAAAACAGAAACTAGAAGAAAAGTACAGACAGGaagatcagagagagagagaactgagaaCAATATTATTACAGCAAAGCAATGTTTGA
- the KCNJ15 gene encoding ATP-sensitive inward rectifier potassium channel 15 isoform X1, whose protein sequence is MAELTLQSPAQVRRMHQLWGASCSPLLHTKQRSRTEALKMEATQINMSSAPLINGGINAQLKTHRPRVMSKSGHSNVRIDKVDGIYLLYLQDLWTTVIDMKWRYKLTLFAATFVMTWFLFGVIYYAIAFLHGDLERNPFSDKHVPCVEKVNSLTGAFLFSLESQTTIGYGFRFITEECPHAIFLLVAQLVITTLIEIFITGTFLAKIARPKKRAETIKFSHCAVITKHNGELCLVIRVANMRKSLLIQCQLSGKLLQTYETKEGERILLNQDSVKFHVDSSSESPFLILPLTFYHILDENSPLRDLTPQNLKEKDFELVVFLNATVESTSAVCQSRTSYIPEEIHWGYEFVPVISLSPNGKYVADFSQFEKIRRTTDSTFYTMDSEKQKLEEKYRQEDQRERELRTILLQQSNV, encoded by the coding sequence GACTGAAGCACTGAAAATGGAAGCCACTCAGATCAATATGTCAAGTGCTCCACTCATTAATGGTGGCATCAATGCTCAGCTCAAGACACACAGACCTCGTGTGATGTCCAAAAGTGGCCATAGCAATGTGAGGATCGACAAAGTGGATGGTATATACCTGCTTTACCTTCAAGATTTGTGGACCACAGTTATAGACATGAAGTGGAGATACAAGCTTACCTTGTTTGCTGCTACTTTTGTGATGACCTGGTTCCTCTTTGGAGTTATCTATTATGCTATTGCATTTCTCCATGGAGATTTAGAAAGGAATCCATTCTCTGATAAGCATGTACCCTGTGTTGAGAAAGTAAACTCACTAACTGGagcatttctcttttctttggagTCACAGACAACCATTGGTTATGGCTTCCGTTTCATCACAGAAGAGTGTCCTCATGCCATTTTCCTACTGGTTGCCCAACTGGTTATCACAACTTTGATTGAGATCTTCATCACTGGTACTTTCCTGGCCAAAATTGCAAGACCCAAAAAAAGGGCTGAGACTATTAAGTTCAGTCACTGTGCTGTAATTACCAAGCACAATGGAGAACTTTGCCTTGTAATCAGAGTGGCAAACATGCGGAAAAGCCTTCTGATTCAGTGTCAGCTGTCTGGAAAACTTCTTCAAACCTATGAAACCAAAGAAGGGGAGAGGATCCTTCTCAACCAAGACAGTGTCAAATTCCATGTTGACTCCTCTTCAGAAAGTCCTTTTTTGATTTTACCTTTGACCTTTTACCATATATTGGATGAAAATAGCCCTTTAAGAGATCTCACCCCCCAGAACCTAAAAGAAAAGGATTTTGAACTGGTTGTCTTCTTGAATGCCACAGTAGAGTCTACCAGTGCTGTCTGCCAAAGCAGAACTTCTTATATTCCAGAGGAGATCCACTGGGGTTATGAATTTGTACCTGTAATTTCTCTTTCTCCAAATGGAAAATATGTTGCTGATTTTAGTCAGTTTGAGAAAATCAGAAGAACCACAGATTCTACCTTTTATACTATGGACTCTGAAAAACAGAAACTAGAAGAAAAGTACAGACAGGaagatcagagagagagagaactgagaaCAATATTATTACAGCAAAGCAATGTTTGA